The following coding sequences are from one Phyllostomus discolor isolate MPI-MPIP mPhyDis1 chromosome 11, mPhyDis1.pri.v3, whole genome shotgun sequence window:
- the PPP1R3B gene encoding protein phosphatase 1 regulatory subunit 3B isoform X2: protein MAVDIECRYGCMAPSLRRERFAFKISAKPSKPLRPCIQLSSKNEASGVVAPAIQEKKVKKRVSFADNQGLALTMVKVFSEFDDPLDIPFNITQLLDNIVSLTTAESESFVLDFPQPSADYLDFRNRLQTDHVCLENCVLKDKAIAGTVKVQNLAFEKTVKIRMTFDTWKSFTDFPCWYVKDTYSSSDRDTFSFDIRLPEKIQSYERMEFAVCYECNGQTYWDSNKGKNYRITRAELKSTQGTAELHSGPDFGISFDQFGSPRCSYGLFPEWPSYLGYEKLGPYY from the coding sequence ATGGCTGTGGACATCGAGTGCAGGTACGGCTGCATGGCCCCTTCCTTGCGCAGAGAGAGGTTCGCCTTCAAGATCTCGGCGAAGCCAAGCAAACCTCTGAGGCCTTGTATCCAGCTGAGCAGCAAGAATGAAGCCAGCGGAGTGGTGGCCCCCGCCATCcaggagaaaaaggtgaaaaagCGAGTGTCCTTCGCAGACAACCAGGGGCTGGCCCTGACAATGGTCAAAGTGTTCTCAGAATTTGATGACCCGTTAGATATTCCGTTCAACATCACCCAGCTCCTAGACAACATTGTGAGTCTGACGACAGCAGAGAGCGAGAGCTTTGTTTTGGATTTCCCTCAGCCTTCGGCAGATTACCTAGACTTCAGAAACCGGCTTCAGACCGACCACGTCTGCCTGGAGAACTGTGTCCTGAAGGACAAAGCCATCGCCGGCACAGTGAAGGTGCAGAACCTTGCGTTTGAGAAGACGGTGAAAATAAGGATGACCTTCGACACTTGGAAAAGCTTCACAGACTTTCCCTGCTGGTACGTGAAGGACACGTACTCCAGTTCAGACAGGGACACGTTCTCCTTCGACATCCGCTTGCCCGAGAAAATCCAGTCTTACGAAAGGATGGAGTTCGCCGTGTGTTACGAGTGCAACGGGCAGACGTACTGGGACAGCAACAAGGGCAAAAACTACCGGATCACACGGGCGGAATTAAAATCCACGCAGGGGACAGCTGAGTTGCACAGTGGGCCAGATTTTGGAATATCCTTCGACCAGTTCGGAAGCCCTCGCTGTTCCTATGGCCTGTTTCCGGAGTGGCCCAGTTACCTAGGGTACGAAAAGCTAGGGCCCTACTATTAG
- the PPP1R3B gene encoding protein phosphatase 1 regulatory subunit 3B isoform X1: MRLPAEGADLSLGSRSFSRYGSSSQCSTDAAAGWRLCTSGLMSCTRVLTYPRDPTMAVDIECRYGCMAPSLRRERFAFKISAKPSKPLRPCIQLSSKNEASGVVAPAIQEKKVKKRVSFADNQGLALTMVKVFSEFDDPLDIPFNITQLLDNIVSLTTAESESFVLDFPQPSADYLDFRNRLQTDHVCLENCVLKDKAIAGTVKVQNLAFEKTVKIRMTFDTWKSFTDFPCWYVKDTYSSSDRDTFSFDIRLPEKIQSYERMEFAVCYECNGQTYWDSNKGKNYRITRAELKSTQGTAELHSGPDFGISFDQFGSPRCSYGLFPEWPSYLGYEKLGPYY; the protein is encoded by the exons ATGCGGCTGCCGGCGGAGGGCGCGGACCTGAGTCTCGGCTCCCGCAGCTTCAGTCGCTACGGCAGCTCCAGCCAATGTAGCACAGATGCGGCCGCAGGCTGGCGCCTCTGCACCTCCGGGCTTATGAGCTGTACCAG GGTTCTCACCTATCCCCGTGACCCGACGATGGCTGTGGACATCGAGTGCAGGTACGGCTGCATGGCCCCTTCCTTGCGCAGAGAGAGGTTCGCCTTCAAGATCTCGGCGAAGCCAAGCAAACCTCTGAGGCCTTGTATCCAGCTGAGCAGCAAGAATGAAGCCAGCGGAGTGGTGGCCCCCGCCATCcaggagaaaaaggtgaaaaagCGAGTGTCCTTCGCAGACAACCAGGGGCTGGCCCTGACAATGGTCAAAGTGTTCTCAGAATTTGATGACCCGTTAGATATTCCGTTCAACATCACCCAGCTCCTAGACAACATTGTGAGTCTGACGACAGCAGAGAGCGAGAGCTTTGTTTTGGATTTCCCTCAGCCTTCGGCAGATTACCTAGACTTCAGAAACCGGCTTCAGACCGACCACGTCTGCCTGGAGAACTGTGTCCTGAAGGACAAAGCCATCGCCGGCACAGTGAAGGTGCAGAACCTTGCGTTTGAGAAGACGGTGAAAATAAGGATGACCTTCGACACTTGGAAAAGCTTCACAGACTTTCCCTGCTGGTACGTGAAGGACACGTACTCCAGTTCAGACAGGGACACGTTCTCCTTCGACATCCGCTTGCCCGAGAAAATCCAGTCTTACGAAAGGATGGAGTTCGCCGTGTGTTACGAGTGCAACGGGCAGACGTACTGGGACAGCAACAAGGGCAAAAACTACCGGATCACACGGGCGGAATTAAAATCCACGCAGGGGACAGCTGAGTTGCACAGTGGGCCAGATTTTGGAATATCCTTCGACCAGTTCGGAAGCCCTCGCTGTTCCTATGGCCTGTTTCCGGAGTGGCCCAGTTACCTAGGGTACGAAAAGCTAGGGCCCTACTATTAG